Proteins from one Halovivax limisalsi genomic window:
- a CDS encoding DUF2249 domain-containing protein, with protein sequence METQLDLRDRPPAASRRALVDELDAADEGDAVDVVADRDVDDHLVRYQLDRDRRLKWTYADPDAEPRELRVTKGEPLADDELGTIDVRDLKPQRRHQALLAIVDELGADEGFVLVNDHDPKPLYYELTSMHGDVIDWTYRDRGGADGWRVEVVKTADSDADDTDVVTRYDVREIPKAERHPTIHHRYGMLPEGGTLELIAPHEPRPLRQEFRQRYGDAFSWVVLENEPERCRVHVTKGGDSGDADESDDAVGTSAEPEESGVDATIEVREELDVRDLPPAARHERIFDAYAALDAGAGFVLVNDHDPKPLYHQFEAEAGPEFRWEYRQREPGEFRVVIGKSDAVDTRASANRDVAGGRPEPPF encoded by the coding sequence ATGGAAACCCAACTCGACCTGCGAGACCGTCCGCCGGCGGCATCCCGACGGGCACTCGTCGACGAACTGGACGCGGCGGACGAAGGGGACGCCGTCGACGTCGTTGCCGACCGGGACGTCGACGACCATCTGGTACGGTATCAACTCGACCGCGATCGACGCCTGAAGTGGACGTACGCGGACCCCGACGCGGAACCTCGGGAACTCCGGGTGACCAAGGGCGAGCCGCTGGCCGACGACGAACTGGGGACGATCGACGTCCGCGACCTGAAACCCCAGCGGCGACACCAGGCCCTCCTCGCCATCGTCGACGAACTCGGGGCCGACGAGGGGTTCGTCCTCGTCAACGATCACGACCCGAAGCCGCTGTACTACGAACTCACGTCGATGCACGGCGACGTGATCGACTGGACGTACCGCGACCGCGGCGGCGCCGACGGGTGGCGCGTCGAGGTCGTCAAGACCGCCGATTCGGACGCCGACGACACGGACGTCGTCACCCGATACGACGTCCGCGAGATCCCGAAGGCGGAGCGACACCCGACGATTCACCACCGGTACGGAATGCTCCCCGAAGGCGGGACGCTGGAACTGATCGCGCCCCACGAACCGCGGCCGCTTCGCCAGGAGTTTCGCCAGCGCTACGGCGACGCGTTTTCCTGGGTGGTGCTCGAGAACGAACCCGAGCGCTGTCGAGTCCACGTCACGAAGGGCGGCGATTCCGGCGATGCCGACGAATCGGACGATGCCGTGGGGACGAGCGCCGAACCGGAGGAGTCGGGGGTGGACGCGACGATCGAGGTCCGCGAGGAACTGGACGTCCGAGACCTCCCGCCCGCAGCGCGCCACGAGCGGATCTTCGACGCGTACGCCGCCCTCGATGCGGGCGCGGGGTTCGTCCTGGTCAACGACCACGATCCGAAACCGCTGTACCACCAGTTCGAGGCCGAGGCGGGTCCTGAATTCCGCTGGGAGTACCGCCAGCGCGAGCCCGGCGAGTTCAGGGTCGTGATCGGCAAGTCCGACGCGGTCGATACCCGGGCGAGTGCGAACCGAGACGTAGCGGGTGGGAGGCCCGAGCCCCCGTTCTAA
- a CDS encoding copper resistance CopC/CopD family protein, with translation MPTDDSSHTVAGRPTERAESRRDESSATGRRRDDPSTKAGGATRGDSATSPLGKIVALACLFVLVCGLLAAPVAAHAYLDETTPGNGEQVETLPEELALAFSGDGIQVAEVEVTGPNGDVVSGSAVVDADDRRLVRVPLAEADDGAPAPEGMYTVEWEILSDDGHTTDGSFFFTVGDGPIDRDAIIAAATADDGDASVSPFEAGAKGLLLLAIVALVGVPVTARTVVYPVLGRDGSTSARIDRRLRTVLLVPALALAPASLAYGAVQATALGGASVVSLTRFLETGLGRLWLIQFAVAIALAVGLTVSLYGLVPIRARVPGGIERVATTGESGIRTRRLSRRVWLAGSVVGGGLALATVSWSSHSATAVARLSGTAVDAAHVLGAGVWVGGLVVLATVVPPVLAETPATDRFRLAAALIRRFSILAMAGVTLVVATGFLLAAWHAPTVDAIVASLYGVALSTKVVLVILALGLAGFSRMAVLHRLESPAGDESLTAVLRALDPAADVRSDGGTGDASGAEGAAAVSAFVRAVRVEAGVLLLVVVLSGLITSAPTAAVAGAGGGFGEATLERDAGDLDLSLTATPGDRSAGNLTVHRGEPIVFDVAAVQDGERVRSDRGVRLVATNPEHDTTMNVDLRANGDGTYSTVQTLPDPDGWRLRVTGLFDGTYVDEWFDVRAIAGDGRDRGTGTRAETPFSSLLRLGALAVGLLGTIAVGVESIHGRGRER, from the coding sequence ATGCCCACCGACGACTCGTCTCACACCGTCGCCGGCCGCCCCACGGAGCGCGCCGAATCGCGACGGGACGAGTCGTCGGCGACCGGGCGCCGACGAGACGATCCGTCGACGAAAGCGGGCGGTGCGACGAGAGGGGACAGCGCCACGTCCCCGCTCGGAAAGATAGTCGCGCTCGCCTGCCTGTTCGTCCTGGTCTGCGGACTGCTCGCCGCGCCCGTCGCGGCCCACGCCTACCTCGACGAGACGACGCCGGGCAACGGCGAACAGGTCGAAACGCTGCCCGAGGAACTCGCGCTCGCGTTCTCCGGCGACGGCATCCAGGTGGCCGAGGTCGAGGTCACCGGGCCGAACGGCGACGTCGTGAGCGGATCGGCCGTCGTCGACGCGGACGATCGGAGACTCGTGCGGGTGCCCCTCGCCGAAGCGGACGACGGGGCGCCAGCGCCCGAGGGTATGTACACGGTCGAGTGGGAGATCCTCTCCGACGACGGCCACACCACGGACGGCTCGTTCTTCTTCACCGTCGGCGACGGCCCCATCGATCGCGACGCGATCATCGCCGCCGCGACGGCCGACGACGGCGATGCCTCGGTCTCGCCGTTCGAGGCCGGCGCGAAGGGACTGTTGCTCCTCGCGATCGTCGCCCTCGTCGGCGTGCCGGTGACGGCTCGAACCGTCGTCTACCCCGTCCTCGGTCGCGACGGGTCGACGTCCGCGCGGATCGACCGCCGCCTGCGAACCGTCCTGCTCGTCCCGGCGCTCGCGCTCGCGCCGGCCTCGCTCGCCTACGGCGCCGTCCAGGCGACGGCGCTCGGCGGGGCGTCGGTCGTGTCGCTCACCCGCTTTCTCGAAACCGGGCTCGGGCGACTCTGGCTGATCCAGTTCGCCGTCGCGATCGCCCTCGCGGTCGGCCTGACCGTCTCGCTCTACGGCCTGGTTCCGATTCGAGCGCGGGTTCCGGGTGGGATCGAGAGGGTGGCCACGACCGGTGAGTCGGGAATCCGGACGCGACGCCTGTCGCGACGGGTCTGGCTCGCCGGGAGCGTCGTCGGGGGCGGGCTCGCTCTCGCGACGGTGAGCTGGTCGAGCCACTCCGCGACCGCCGTCGCCCGGCTGTCGGGGACGGCCGTCGACGCCGCCCACGTGCTCGGCGCCGGCGTCTGGGTCGGCGGGCTGGTCGTCCTCGCGACCGTGGTCCCGCCGGTGCTCGCGGAGACGCCCGCGACCGACCGATTCCGACTGGCTGCCGCGCTGATCCGGCGCTTTTCCATCCTCGCCATGGCGGGCGTGACGCTCGTCGTGGCGACGGGCTTCCTGCTGGCCGCCTGGCACGCGCCGACGGTGGACGCCATCGTCGCGTCGCTCTACGGCGTCGCGCTCTCGACCAAAGTCGTCCTCGTTATCCTGGCGCTCGGGCTCGCCGGGTTCTCGCGGATGGCTGTCCTGCACCGCCTCGAATCGCCGGCCGGCGACGAGTCCCTGACGGCCGTACTCCGCGCGCTCGATCCCGCCGCCGACGTTCGTAGCGACGGCGGTACCGGCGACGCGTCCGGCGCCGAGGGCGCGGCGGCCGTTTCCGCGTTCGTCCGCGCAGTTCGCGTCGAGGCGGGCGTCTTGCTCCTCGTCGTCGTCCTCTCCGGACTCATTACGAGCGCGCCGACGGCCGCGGTGGCCGGCGCCGGCGGCGGGTTCGGCGAGGCCACGCTCGAACGCGACGCGGGCGACCTCGATCTCTCGTTGACGGCGACGCCCGGCGATCGCTCGGCCGGGAACCTCACGGTTCACCGGGGCGAGCCGATCGTCTTCGACGTCGCCGCCGTCCAAGACGGCGAGCGCGTCCGGTCGGACCGAGGGGTCCGGCTGGTCGCGACCAATCCCGAGCACGACACGACGATGAACGTGGACCTGCGGGCGAACGGCGACGGGACGTACTCGACCGTCCAGACGCTCCCCGACCCCGACGGCTGGCGGCTCCGCGTCACCGGCCTCTTCGACGGCACCTACGTCGACGAGTGGTTCGACGTTCGCGCGATTGCGGGCGACGGACGCGATCGGGGGACGGGAACTCGCGCGGAGACGCCGTTCTCCTCGCTGCTGCGGCTCGGCGCGCTGGCCGTCGGCCTGCTCGGGACGATCGCCGTCGGCGTCGAGTCGATCCACGGGCGTGGACGGGAGCGGTGA
- a CDS encoding winged helix-turn-helix transcriptional regulator produces MSETRTRLRKHIYENQGIHFNELVRESDLAPGQVQYHVRQLLRDGTLERGEYYGRTHYYPPTYDESERATIALFRRETAREIVLALLERGTAEPAALAADLDLARSTIEHHLSHLVSQDVVRKEYGEHNRVELSLVDPERTKTLLDVVTPTVSARLTDRFARFVDDVLDDVPDGS; encoded by the coding sequence ATGTCCGAAACGCGAACGCGACTCCGTAAGCATATCTACGAAAACCAGGGGATTCACTTCAACGAACTCGTCCGCGAATCCGACCTCGCACCCGGCCAGGTCCAGTACCACGTCCGACAGTTGCTCCGCGACGGGACGCTCGAACGCGGGGAGTACTACGGTCGAACCCACTACTATCCGCCGACGTACGACGAATCCGAGCGCGCGACGATCGCCCTCTTTCGACGCGAGACCGCCCGGGAGATCGTCCTCGCCCTGCTCGAACGGGGGACTGCCGAGCCGGCGGCGCTCGCCGCCGACCTCGACCTCGCCCGGAGTACGATCGAACATCACCTCTCCCACCTGGTTTCCCAGGACGTCGTCCGCAAGGAGTACGGCGAGCACAACCGCGTCGAACTGTCGCTCGTCGACCCCGAGCGGACGAAGACCTTACTGGACGTCGTGACGCCGACGGTCTCCGCGCGACTCACCGACCGCTTCGCCCGCTTCGTCGACGACGTCCTCGACGACGTGCCCGACGGCTCCTGA
- a CDS encoding DUF7471 family protein, with amino-acid sequence MIPPRSLAHAWIRPELAPVLVAIILVAVAGTVALFAVGVVAYSRRRTSRYLVIAGVLGLLVVRSIVGLGTVFDLVPMSIHHLVGHSADVLIAALVLYTVYRSGSRQSQSRLVE; translated from the coding sequence ATGATACCACCGCGATCACTCGCTCACGCCTGGATCCGCCCGGAACTCGCGCCGGTGCTCGTCGCGATCATCCTGGTAGCCGTGGCCGGGACGGTCGCGTTATTCGCGGTTGGCGTCGTCGCGTACAGTCGGCGCCGGACGTCCAGGTACCTGGTGATCGCCGGCGTGCTGGGCCTGCTGGTCGTTCGATCGATCGTCGGGCTGGGGACCGTCTTCGATCTGGTGCCGATGTCGATCCACCACCTCGTCGGCCACAGCGCCGACGTCCTGATCGCCGCCCTCGTCCTCTACACCGTCTATCGAAGCGGATCGAGGCAGAGCCAGTCCCGACTCGTCGAGTAG
- a CDS encoding DUF6069 family protein translates to MSSQFDAAGTAIPTATLVVRGIVATVVALVANGVILGAVLATELVAPIDPLSIGPVALFTILGVAGATLVFGVLTRRSDRPNRTFLLLAAAVLVLSFGPDLWLWQSDPAATMGAVAVLMVMHAVVAASSVVALTDRYSPIAR, encoded by the coding sequence ATGTCTTCGCAATTCGACGCCGCCGGAACCGCGATACCGACGGCCACGCTCGTCGTACGGGGAATCGTCGCGACCGTCGTCGCGCTCGTCGCGAACGGCGTCATCCTGGGCGCCGTCCTCGCGACCGAACTGGTAGCGCCGATCGATCCGCTCTCGATCGGTCCGGTCGCCCTCTTTACGATCCTGGGCGTCGCTGGCGCGACGCTCGTCTTCGGGGTCCTGACGCGTCGCTCGGACCGGCCGAATCGAACGTTCCTGCTCCTCGCGGCCGCCGTCCTCGTCCTCTCGTTCGGCCCGGACCTCTGGCTGTGGCAGTCGGATCCGGCGGCGACGATGGGAGCCGTGGCCGTCCTCATGGTCATGCACGCCGTCGTCGCCGCGAGCAGCGTCGTCGCGCTGACCGATCGCTACTCGCCCATCGCGCGGTGA
- a CDS encoding CBS domain-containing protein, translating into MEVREIMSSPVVTAAPEDTLRTAVGRMLEERVGSVVVLDGGLAGIVTESDLLRAWYQEGEDGSEAGFERSADRENANGEAASREAERQRGLGNANGEAASRSRLESMRVADVMSADLVTVTSTTSVTAALRTMQEHEVKRLPIRGGSKPLGIITLSDVAWHLPDRLRERPSLSTRQKGRGRDRG; encoded by the coding sequence ATGGAAGTCCGGGAGATCATGTCCTCGCCGGTGGTGACGGCCGCGCCCGAGGACACCCTCCGGACGGCGGTCGGGCGAATGCTCGAGGAGCGCGTCGGCAGCGTCGTCGTCCTCGACGGCGGCCTGGCGGGAATCGTCACCGAATCTGACCTGTTGCGAGCGTGGTATCAGGAAGGCGAGGACGGGAGCGAAGCGGGGTTCGAACGCAGTGCGGACCGCGAAAACGCGAACGGTGAAGCCGCGAGCCGCGAGGCCGAGCGGCAGCGAGGCCTCGGAAACGCGAACGGTGAAGCCGCGAGCCGCAGCCGGCTCGAATCGATGCGGGTGGCGGACGTGATGAGCGCCGACCTGGTAACGGTGACGTCGACGACGAGCGTGACCGCGGCGTTGCGGACGATGCAGGAACACGAGGTCAAGCGCCTCCCGATCCGGGGCGGGTCGAAACCGCTCGGGATCATCACGCTGTCCGACGTCGCCTGGCATCTGCCAGACCGGCTGCGCGAGCGACCCTCCCTCTCGACGCGCCAGAAGGGCCGGGGTCGCGACCGGGGCTGA
- a CDS encoding ATP-dependent DNA helicase → METWRELFGHDEPYDEQVDGIETAIETARESGFTVIEGACGTGKTMLALSAGLSLVRDPDSSYERVFVLTSVKQQLRQFETDLGTINENLPEDHEPVSGLTLVGKADVCPYNRERAAGFDDSVVYDRCETLRDRTRDLTGEGGSTTTGDLTARARSQQVGLADSGRSGRGVRLLETAGETAPFAPDLPEYDDGRSEVEYCPFYAQYLDDLPDEGEGSPVEAVPFDLTSAGMVTPDDLVAHSVRHGTCPHSAMGAALGAVEVVIGNYYHAFDPTTLSAFTGALAGEETFVVCDEAHMLEPRVRELVSDGAADATIRDAVTELSRVIRPVRYEREGRQTEGGSKTADAELVRAELAGSDVSFEELEATLEFLQELRSELERRVETHLDAEQPGWRSNLNDLPDDEIPLRDPAEPAVDEISAWAEQAGYTDVHWVRAESVGALVARILNEAEDEERTRAAPAVGRLLGEWNRRGHTDYFREIELERTWDETEPGDSWRRAYTARLSLHNCVPSGAIGERLSAFGGGVLMSATLAPMDAFTEVTGLQYLEREADRPVVERRYGLHFPEANRESFAVAAPKFTYENRGAPHGTRSAGESGGETASAGDNETRRAYADALERIASLPGNVLVGMPSYAEAEWAAGVLEGRLSGKPVLLDVSSDDRATESLKDEFFAGEGKVLVTSLRGTLTEGVDYGGDRLNAAVVCGVPIVNTSSPRTQAVRRAYDDEFGAGFEYALTVPAVRKARQALGRVIRSPEDVGVRVLLDERYARESWDSVRKYLPDAAEFQPVSPDMLQLGLDRFREKLESA, encoded by the coding sequence ATGGAGACGTGGCGGGAACTCTTCGGTCACGACGAGCCCTACGACGAGCAGGTCGACGGCATCGAGACCGCGATCGAGACGGCTCGTGAAAGCGGCTTCACCGTGATCGAGGGCGCCTGCGGGACGGGCAAGACCATGCTCGCGCTCTCGGCCGGCCTCTCGCTCGTTCGCGATCCGGATTCGAGTTACGAGCGGGTGTTCGTCCTGACGAGCGTCAAGCAGCAGCTTCGCCAGTTCGAGACGGACCTAGGGACGATCAACGAGAACCTGCCAGAGGACCACGAACCGGTCTCCGGACTCACCCTCGTCGGGAAGGCAGACGTCTGTCCGTACAACCGCGAGCGCGCGGCCGGCTTCGACGATAGCGTCGTCTACGACCGCTGCGAGACGCTGCGCGATCGCACCCGCGACCTGACCGGCGAGGGCGGCTCGACCACGACCGGCGACCTCACCGCGCGAGCGCGCAGCCAGCAGGTCGGGCTGGCCGACTCCGGGCGCAGCGGTCGCGGCGTGCGGTTGCTGGAGACGGCCGGCGAGACCGCCCCGTTCGCGCCCGACCTCCCCGAGTACGACGACGGCCGGAGCGAGGTCGAGTACTGTCCCTTCTACGCGCAGTACCTCGACGACCTCCCCGACGAGGGGGAGGGATCGCCCGTCGAGGCCGTGCCGTTCGACCTGACCAGCGCCGGGATGGTGACGCCCGACGATCTCGTCGCGCACTCGGTTCGCCACGGCACCTGTCCGCACTCTGCGATGGGGGCGGCGCTCGGCGCCGTCGAGGTCGTGATCGGCAACTACTATCACGCGTTCGACCCGACGACGCTGTCGGCGTTTACGGGCGCGCTCGCCGGCGAAGAGACGTTCGTCGTCTGCGACGAGGCCCACATGCTCGAACCGCGCGTGCGCGAGCTGGTCAGCGACGGCGCGGCCGACGCGACGATCCGCGACGCCGTGACGGAACTCTCGCGCGTGATCCGCCCCGTTCGGTACGAGCGCGAGGGGCGCCAGACCGAGGGCGGCTCGAAGACGGCCGACGCGGAACTCGTCCGCGCGGAACTTGCGGGCTCGGACGTCTCCTTCGAGGAACTCGAGGCGACGCTCGAATTTCTCCAGGAGCTCCGGTCGGAACTCGAACGGCGGGTCGAGACCCACCTCGACGCCGAGCAGCCCGGCTGGCGCTCGAACCTGAACGACCTGCCCGACGACGAGATTCCGCTCCGCGATCCGGCCGAGCCGGCGGTCGACGAGATCTCCGCGTGGGCCGAACAGGCGGGGTACACCGACGTCCACTGGGTGCGCGCGGAGTCGGTCGGCGCCCTCGTCGCCCGGATCCTGAACGAGGCCGAAGACGAGGAGCGGACCCGGGCAGCCCCCGCCGTCGGGCGCCTCCTCGGCGAGTGGAATCGCCGCGGCCACACCGATTACTTCCGCGAGATCGAACTCGAACGCACCTGGGACGAGACCGAGCCCGGCGACTCGTGGCGCCGCGCCTACACCGCCCGGCTCTCGCTGCACAACTGCGTCCCCAGCGGGGCGATCGGCGAGCGCCTGTCGGCCTTCGGCGGCGGCGTCCTGATGAGCGCGACGCTCGCGCCGATGGACGCCTTCACGGAGGTGACCGGCCTTCAGTACCTCGAGCGCGAGGCCGACCGCCCGGTCGTCGAACGACGCTACGGCCTGCACTTCCCCGAGGCAAACCGCGAGAGCTTCGCCGTTGCCGCGCCGAAGTTCACCTACGAGAATCGAGGCGCACCCCATGGTACGAGGTCCGCCGGTGAAAGCGGCGGCGAGACGGCGTCCGCCGGAGACAACGAAACCCGTCGCGCCTACGCCGACGCCCTCGAACGGATCGCCTCGCTCCCGGGCAACGTCCTCGTCGGGATGCCGAGCTACGCCGAGGCCGAGTGGGCGGCGGGCGTCCTCGAGGGACGACTGTCCGGGAAACCCGTCCTGCTCGACGTCTCCAGCGACGATCGGGCGACCGAATCGCTCAAGGACGAGTTCTTCGCGGGCGAGGGGAAGGTCCTCGTCACCAGCCTCCGCGGGACGCTCACCGAGGGCGTCGACTACGGCGGCGACCGGCTGAACGCGGCGGTGGTCTGCGGCGTTCCGATCGTCAACACCTCCAGCCCGCGCACGCAGGCGGTTCGACGCGCCTACGACGACGAGTTCGGCGCCGGCTTCGAGTACGCCCTGACCGTTCCCGCGGTCCGCAAGGCGCGCCAGGCGCTCGGGCGGGTCATTCGAAGCCCGGAGGACGTCGGGGTTCGGGTCCTGCTGGACGAACGCTACGCGCGCGAGAGCTGGGACTCGGTCCGGAAGTACCTCCCCGACGCGGCGGAGTTCCAGCCGGTCAGCCCTGACATGCTCCAGCTCGGCCTCGATCGGTTCCGCGAGAAACTGGAGTCGGCCTGA
- a CDS encoding type II toxin-antitoxin system HicA family toxin: MIKALGNWGFRRVDQTGSHVKLEYVNPDTGKKRYVTVPLHDELATKTLRSIADQAGAHCFQAFLDEMV, from the coding sequence ATAATCAAAGCGCTCGGGAACTGGGGATTCCGACGAGTCGATCAGACGGGGAGCCATGTGAAGCTGGAGTACGTCAACCCCGATACGGGGAAGAAGCGGTACGTGACCGTTCCGCTGCACGACGAACTTGCAACGAAGACGCTTCGAAGCATCGCGGACCAGGCGGGCGCTCACTGCTTTCAGGCGTTTCTCGACGAGATGGTCTGA
- a CDS encoding type II toxin-antitoxin system HicB family antitoxin, producing the protein MGVQSRPNGDETITVTHSDDWFVAKDESTGVASQGKTKAEALENLADALQLHTRPVPDEVEGEPDPSSAPWL; encoded by the coding sequence ATGGGTGTGCAGTCCCGGCCCAACGGCGATGAGACGATCACCGTCACCCACAGCGACGACTGGTTCGTCGCTAAAGACGAGTCTACCGGGGTTGCCAGTCAAGGAAAGACGAAGGCCGAGGCGCTAGAGAACCTGGCCGATGCGCTCCAACTCCATACCCGCCCCGTCCCCGACGAGGTCGAGGGCGAACCCGATCCGTCTTCAGCTCCCTGGTTATAG
- a CDS encoding GNAT family N-acetyltransferase, which produces MTYETVETPSPAQLDDLVDLYRSYPWWEERDRDDVRRAVEATDLFVGLADPETGELVAAARVLTDFTYYGKIFDVIVDEARRRDGLGRRVMDAILEHESLRRVEVLTLHCREGLVPFYEDCGFERHEMTVPVDDGEEELVRMRNDQR; this is translated from the coding sequence ATGACCTACGAGACGGTCGAAACGCCATCGCCGGCCCAGCTCGACGACCTGGTCGATCTCTACCGATCTTACCCGTGGTGGGAGGAGCGGGACCGGGACGACGTCCGGCGAGCCGTCGAGGCGACCGACCTGTTCGTGGGACTCGCCGATCCCGAGACGGGCGAACTGGTCGCCGCGGCGCGCGTGCTGACCGACTTTACGTACTACGGCAAAATCTTCGACGTGATCGTCGACGAGGCGCGCCGGCGAGACGGGCTCGGACGGCGGGTGATGGACGCGATCCTCGAGCACGAGTCGCTCCGGCGCGTCGAGGTGCTCACCCTCCACTGTCGGGAGGGCCTGGTCCCGTTCTACGAGGATTGCGGCTTCGAACGCCACGAGATGACCGTCCCGGTCGACGATGGCGAAGAAGAACTCGTCCGCATGCGGAACGATCAGCGGTAG